The window CTGAATTACTTGATGACGGTGTCATTTTATTTCATAATCCTAGCGCAAAATATAAAATACCTTTAGAAATGTTCGGGAACACTAATATCACCCAAATATCTTTGGAAAACGGTAAAATAGTGAACACTGTTGATACCTATCCGATTGTTGCGCGATTAAATATTAATAAAGGTTTAGAAAAGCTTTTTCATCCGTACATAGAACAACAGTTGATGCTGTATAACCGATATGATATGAATGAGGTATTAAAGCATTTTAGAGATAATTTTATATAGATATCACTTATCAGGAAAATCAAAATGGAGGTGAAAAAATGCATGATGAAAACAAAAAGAGACTTCCTCAGAATATTCAGCACTTATTAATGGAAATAGGCGAAAGAATGGTTTTATTTAAATTGTTTTTATTAGTAAAAGATACCGAGTGGAATGTATATCAGAATCTTGGAGAAACTGGGTGTGATTTACTTATCCTAAATAGTGTTACAAATCAAAAATTAAAAATTGAGGTAAAGACACGCCAAAGGCTTTATTCCACTTCTAAAGAGTCTCAAAAAAATATTGCACAGTTTACAATAACTGAAAATGAATACAACAATTGTGATTATGTGATATGTTATTGGCTTGAAGAGAATGTATTCTTTGTAGTTCCAAAATCGGAGCTATCTGAAACAAGTAGTAATGGTAAGTCTCTTTTTGTATTTAGAGTAAAAAGGCGTTCGGGTGGCGGATTTGATGAGAATAGTGTTCGCTTTCTTGATAGATGGGATACCATAATATTGGGGAAAGTGATATAAAAGCCGACGTAATGAATGTGCATCAGGAATTAACCCAATATATGATTCGTGTATTAGGAGAAAAATTGTATCGAATAAAGCCCTCGAGAGGTCAACAAGCTTTTTGAAGATTTTATTGCTTACAATTTACTTGAATTGTAACGCAAAAGCAGACGCCAAACCAACGAAAAAAACGGTCTATCCAGACGACTACTTCCAGAATATGCCTCACCGCCAAGGGGGCACCAGAGGGGTGCGGCATCTTTTTTACACACTCAAGGCAGGTGGAAGTACGTCATTTAACAATATGATATACACAGCTGATTGCAAATCGTATACAAAGAGTGGTGATAACCCTTGGAAACTGGATACATCAATAGAAACTGAAAAAAATGATGTGTTTAAAAATGATTTTGGAAAACTATTTGATAAGTCTATATATTATTCAGGTTTGAGAAAAACCGTAGCTCCGAGATTCAATGAGATTAAGAAAAGTAAATGAGGTGAATGAATTGAAGAAGCAATTCAACGTTGTAAAGGGAGTTCATACCTCCAATTTAGAGGGGATTCATGAGGAATACAGCATTGTAGAACACAAGAAATTTTACCAAATAAATATAAATGTCAGTGCTGAAAATATAGATAATGTATTTAGAGATTTATGTACTAAAGTAAGAACCCCTGGGTTTTTATTGCTCGAGCATGGTACAAATGCAAAGATCGAAGAGCAAATAAGAAAGTCAGATACTGATCCTTTTCATAAAGATGTTTTCTATCTTGATGGATTGGATATAAAATACTTTCTGGCTTTATATAATCAATATAAGGATCTACTAGTTAATGATGGAGAGATTAATTATGGGTTTGGTTCACATATTGGGACTGACGAAGTATACGTTGGCCCCTACAAAATATTTACCATTTTTACTAATGAAATTGATAAGTATATTGATATTTTATCAAAGTATAATATTCCTAAGGTAGATAAACTTAAAACTGTTTGCAACAATTTTTCTGAAGAGTCACCAGGAAGTCGAATAACAATAAAAATTAATGGAATAGATATTTATGAAATGGTAGAGCAATTGAGTAAGGAGGGGTTGTATTTGGGAGAAAGAAGAGAAGACTAGATTTTTATATTAAAAATCTTAAATATTTGATGGTTTAAGCAAGTCTTATACCCCCTTCCATTTCGAATATGCAACTTTTAAGGATAATGAACAATTTAAATATAATTATAAAATATGTTTTATTATGGTAAAATTGTGTTATGCGAAAGTCTGATTATGGACTTAAAAACTGGTTCTTTTTCAGAAATTAATAATTTATATATTCTATTATTAATAAAATTAATAAATATAATGATTAAGGAGAGGGACAATGAAAATCAAAGATTACGAAGATAATTTATCTATAGAGGCTTTAAATATGCTAAAGGAATTTTTACCTCGGCAAAAAAAGATCGAGCAAGAGGTATTAAAAATTCCTGTTATGGCATTGATATGGGGTGCATCTCCTAGTATTGAAAGTAAGTTGGGAGATATAAGGAGAGAACTAAGGGAAGTATTAAGGAAAGAGGGTCATCTTGCAATGTTTAGTGAAGAACTTTGTCAAGAAGATTCTAAGCTATCAATCCGTGCACAGCAGTTGATTCAAGCGCAAGAATTTGATTTAATTATTTCAATTCCAGGGCCGCATGGTTCAATTGCTGAAATACATGATTTTACTAGTGATAATAGAGTACGTAATAAGATACTTTTATTTCTAGATAAGACTTATGAAAATGGTTACAGCTATCAAAGTTTATTTGCTATTGGAAATACCCTAGGATGTAAAATTGTGATATATGAAAATGAGGATGATTATTCAACAATCTTACATACTACTCTAAATGAAATAAATAGTATTAGAGAATGCAAATTCCTGTTTGGGAGGTGCTATTAAAATGAATGAAATAATAGAATTAAATAGATTACAAGAGTCTGCGATAGATGCGGAGTTAAAAATAGGAGAAATAGATTTCTCTATTTTAAAAAATGACTTGTATTCATTTATATTATTATGGATTGAAAAAGAGGGATTTGTATCTGATGAAATATTAGCTTCGAATATTGGACTTAATTTAGAAACAGTAAAAAAAGCAATTGTTACATTGTTCAAAAACAGGCTAATTGATATTGAGAATAATTACTATTGCATAAATAAGAGGGGATTATTATTATCTGATAAGTATAACTTCCCAGAAATGATTATGGACTCATACTTCAATACAGATCAAATGAATGGAAAAGAAAAAGAGCTTTTTATAGAACTTTATAGTACATATAGAAGCACATATGTTTTCGATTACTCTACCACCTTGTATAAATGCAATAGTGCAATGAAATTCGATAAGGGAAGGAATACTCAGAATACTAAAAGTAATTTACCAATTGTAGTATATTTAATTGATATTTTAGACACATTAAGAAACTCTAAAAGAACTGAAGTTTATGACTTAGCAAGTTCATTTTACTTATATATTGATTATGTTAGAAAAACTAGTTGCTTATCCAATTTAGTCCTTTTTGAAGAAAAAAGGTATAAGGAAGCTTTAAGTAATGAGGAAATTTGGGATTATAAATACTTCTTTAAAAAGTCATACTATTCAAAAATTTTTGAAAAAAATTATAGAAATCAGTTCTATAAATTATTTAGTAATAATTTAAAAGTCCAAAATAGTATTAATAAAGATAATTTGAGGTTTGAAGAAAGTATTATGAAGTTAATACAAAATGGTGATATTGCTAAATATTGTTCAGAAACTGGTAACAGTGAATTTGATTTAAAGATGTCATTACTGGATATAAGAAATCGAATAGATAATATACTAAATATCTTATAACCCAACTAATAAAATATGAAGACTATTTAAGTGAGAACCAGACGTGTTAAAGTACATGTTTTCTGATTTACATAACTTCTTCCATTTCCAATATGCAAGCTTTTTAGGGGTAACATGCAAGCATCCCAGTATAACTTCCGATATTAGAATCCTGGGAAAGCTAGCTATAAGCGGGCTTTAACGTTTTTACATGGAAAATAATTTATCCGGATTTTATTTAAATTGAATTTAATTTGATTTAATTACTATCGTAAGTAGAAAACTAAAATATTCTAAAATTATTCAAATGCTTGACACAGAAGGCTTTCTTCAAAAGGGAGTCTTTTTGTGTCATATTAGATGTTAACTTTGATTTTCAGATAACAAGCTCTTACTGGAATGCAAGGTACCGTTATCGAATGCAACTCATTTTGCAGTGTCTCGTTTTCTATCCTTGCTTTTTAAAATGAAGTATGTAACGTTACTTATACTTATTTACTAGATGGAAGTAAACAGTATAATTAGATACAAGGCATTCCTGTTTCATAATACGTCCAATACGACGTCGCGAGACAATTAACCCTAATTTTTCAAGTTCAATTTTAATCTTACGGGTACCGCAGTTATTACGGCTGGTTTTAGATATATCAACTATCTTGGAAGATAGAGGAGATTCATTTACATGTTAATGTCAATCGAAATTTAGGCCACTTGCTGGTCAAATTTTAGGCCACCTATACATAAAAATTTAAACATTCTCAGTCTGTTTGGCAAGGGCCTGTTTAAACCGATAACTGTCACCATTAATATTTAATATATGGGCATTATGGGTTATCCGATCCAATAAAGCCGCAGTCATTTGTTCATCTCCCAACACCTCCGTCCATTTTGGAAATTCCAAATTTGTAGTTATGATTAGACTACCTCTTTCATATCGGGAAGAACAAAACTGAAACAGCAATTCCGCACCTACCTTACTGAATGGTACATATCCCAATTCATCCAGAATAACTAAATGTGGCCCCAACCACTGTTTTTCAAGCTTGTTTAAACGATATTCCTGTTGTGCTGCAAGTAATTCGTTTATCAATCCTGCTGCCGTATAGAATTTTACTCTCATACCCTGACGGCAGGCTTCATAACCTAGAGCCGTTGCAATATGTGTTTTACCTACACCAGAGCTACCTACAAGTATTATGTTTTCCCTGTTCCCAATATACTCCCCCTGCATTAACTTCAATATTTTGGGCTTGCGTAGGGACGGGATTACTTTAAAATCAAAACTTTCAAGTGTTTTAATTACTGGAAAGCATGCCTGACGTATGCCTCTTTGAATACGGTTGTTTTCTCTCTGGTGAACTTCCTGTTCCAATACTCCTAACAAGTAACCCTCATAATCAAGATTGTTATCTGCGGCTTCTCTCGCTAAAGACTCGTAGATCTTGGCAGCCTGAGGCATTTTTAGTTTTTTAAAATATGCTTCTAGAAGCATTTTGTTAACGGCCATTAATGATCACCCCCTGTCATCAGTATGCTATATTTATCAAGATTAGGAGGTGTTACAATAACTTCCGGAATGCTCTGAAGCTTGTCCTTGTTAATGGGATCTGCTTTATGGCTTAAAACCAATGTCTGCCCCAGTATGTTAAGTACCCCGTCATATCCGTAAACATTGTATTCCATTGCTATTTCAATAGCTTCAGTTACCTGTGAAGGATGGTAATCTCTATGGAGCATAAGTATTTTTACAAATTCCCGGTTACCTCTGGGATTCCTTGCTAACAGGCAGCGGCGATATTGTTCATAGATAGGGGGAAGTGTCTGAGGGTTGTATACTTTTGTATTTCCTAATGCTCGAGATTTGAAAAGCAAAAGTTCCAGATAGTGATCCAGTATGATACTATCCTTATTGCGGCCATGTATTCTGAAATGTTCTGCGATTGTAGAGCCTTTTGAGATAATTTTAATCTCTTCAGCAGTTGCCCTAACTGTCACCTTTTCTCCAACATATGAAGTAGGGACGGAGTAGCGGTTGGTTTCAAATTGTATCATTGAATATCGGTTAACTTTAGCCTCTTTATACCTTGCTCCATCAAACCTTACTGTGGGCAATGGCCTTAATGCGGATTTTTCAGCTTCCCATTTTGAGTTTTTCTCTAATAGCTTAATACATTCATTATGTAAGTAATGATTTAATTCCTCAAAGGAATTTACATCCGGATAAGGTACAAAGAATCTTCTGACTACTTCTTTACCTGCATTTTCTACTCCGCCTTTTTCATTACCCCTAGCAGGTCTGCAGAATGTAGATTCATAAAGGTAATGAGTGCGAAGAGATATGAATTGCTCCTGTTCTTCCCGATTACTGCCCTGAAGTACCTTCTTAACTGCTGTTTTTAAATTGTCATAGGCTATCTTGTAGGGTACACCCTTCATAAACTCAAAACATTTAATATGTCCGTCAAAGAATGCCTCCTGCTTCTCAAAGGGATATGCCCTTACATAGAAGCCTCCAGAGCCTCTCAATTTCATAACAAAAATATGAGCCTTTGTTTCCTTACCGTTCAGATAGAAATATGCCTCTGTCCAATCTACTTCCGCATAAGTTCCGAGCTCAAATTCCAACGGAAGAAATGCTTCTTTTTGTTTTCTGTATTCCTGCCTGAGAAAGTCAGAAACAGTGTTGTAACCACCGCTAAAGCCTTCTTGCCTTAAAATTCCAAATATTTTTGTTCCGGTATGCCGTTGTTTACGATGCCTTTGCTTATCATCTTCGATAATTTGCCGAATCATTGGTATATATGGTCCTAAAACAGGATGGTTGCGTTCTTTGGTTAGCTTATATTTAGGAGGTTTTGTCTCCTCCAGAGATAAATACTTTGAAATTGTATCCCTGTGAATTCCGGTTCTGCGGCTTATTTCTCTGATACTTAGGTCTTCCATAAAGTACATTTTTCTGATATCTTCTAATTGTGCCATCTTAATCATACCTTTCCTCCTGTACGATAGTGTCTGGATAACAAAATCATACAGGAAAATTTGATTAAGGTGGCCTATTTTTTTACCGGTAAGTGGTACAATTTTAGAATAGCATTAACATTTACACATAAAAAATATAATGCTATAGTATATGTATCTTGTAAAATATGGGGGATTTACCATGAAAACCTTAAAAAAATGTCTGCTTGTGGTTGCTTTTTTTATCAGTATTATTTTAACTCAATTATTTGTACATAATGCTTTCGCAGATTCGGATATAGTGACATTTGCCGATCCTAATCTAGAGGCTGTAGTTAGGGGAGCTATTAATAAACCCACAGGAGATATACTTAAAACAGATGTTTCAAGTATTACTAGTATTATTGCAGAAAACAAAAATATTAATAATCTTACTGGAATTGAATGTTTAACAAATTTAACTATGTTGAGCTTAAGTAAAAATAAGATAAGTGATGTGACACCTTTAGCAGGCCTAACATCATTAAAATATTTAGCACTATACCAGAGTAACATTAGTAATATTAATGCTTTAGCTGGTTTAATCAATTTAGAATACTTGGATTTAGGTATGAATAGTGTCAGCGATATAAGTGCTTTGAAAAATATGACGAAATTAACTTACTTAGAACTATCTTGGAATAATATAACTGATATTAGTGCATTATCAAAACTTACTAATCTTCAATATTTACAGTTAGGGTGTAATCGAATTGTAGATATTAGTCCGATATCAAACCTTACCAAACTTAAAACATTGCATCTCTTTTATAACCGAATAAGTGATATTAGTGGGTTGAGTGGTCTTAAGACATTGACTTACTTGCACCTGAATTCAAACAATGTATCAAATATTAATCCGTTAAATGGTCTCACTATGCTAAGTTATTTAGATTTAGGTTTCAATAAAATTACAGATATTAGTGCATTAAACAAGCTTACAAAGATAACAGATTTGGATTTAAGCTACAACAAGATAACTAATATTAATGTTTTGAGCAATCTTACATCATTGAATGATTTAAAGCTGGAGAATAATCCTATAAACAATTATAGTCCAATTACCGGAATTATTAGTAAATTAACTAAAAAAGATTTTAATTTGGAGCCGATATCTTTTCCAGATGCAGATTTGGCGAAAGCTGTCTGTCATCAACTTGGCAAAAATTCTGAAGATATGATATATAAAATTGAGGCCCCACAAATAACTGTGCTAGATGCCGGCAATATGGAAATTAAAAGTTTGTCAGGAATTGAACAACTGTGTAATCTAAAAGACCTTTATTTAGCTGGGAATGAGCTTGATAATATTAATCCTATAAGTGCACTTACATCACTTGAAGCTTTAAATTTAGAAAAGAATCAAATAAGTGACTTAAATGTATTAAGAAATTTACATAATTTAAAATATCTCATATTAAGGGATAACAAAATATCTGATATAACACCATTATCTGATTTATCAAGTTTGAAAACCTTAGATTTGTCATATAATAGCTTGACGAATACTAAAAATCTTAGCAAACTAGTAAATTTATATGAATTACATTTAGATGATAATGAAATAAATGATATAAATGGATTGCAAAATATTACTAAACTTAAAATTTTAACTCTGGATAAAAATCAGATACAAGACGTCTGTTTACTGAAAAATAAACTTGATTTAATTTCATTATGTTTGAGAAATAATCTAATAAGTGATATTAGTTGTATTAAGAACTTACCCAAATTAGTAGATTTGTTTTTATTGCCCAATCCAATCCAGGATTTTAGCCCTGCAAAAGGGATATATAGTAATTTGATGAATAAAGATTTTGAATTAAATGCCGTCGCAAGTATTACTATATCAGGTTCAGATATAGTAACAGTTAAAAACGGTAGTGGGACAAGCCAGTATACAGCTGTTGTAAAAGATAACAACAATATAGTATTGTCATGCGAGTCGGTTACTTGGAGTTTAGATAATCCAGTAAGTGGTGTTGTAATTGACAGCCAAACTGGTATAGTATCAGTAGATAGTACTGCAAAAGCGGGTTGTTTTACGATAAAGGCCACAAATGGTTCTATAGAAGGTACATTTGTAGCAACATTAAGTGTAATTCTGCCCGATAAACGTATAATTTCTGGACGAATAAGTTTGAATGATAAAGCTCCAATTGGTGGAGTTAATATAAGTATTAATGCTGGTGGAAACGGACATAGCTATGGCGTGGGCATCACAATTGATGAAGGTGAGAGTTCAAAGGATTTTGCATTACCTGTATCAGCTAGTTCAGGGGGCCTAACTTATACAGTCTTTTGTACTGCCAGAGCAGGAGATGCGATAGGTTTTATAGCAGGCAGTCAAGTAGATGTAAGTGATGGAAATGTTTCAAATGTTAATATGCAGATTAGTTCTTTCCTTCAGCCTGTGTATCGAAATGTTTCAGGAACTGTATTGTTTAGTAAGGGTGTTGCTCCTAAAGGAGGACTTACCTTAATAGTTGAAAGTTCTACAACAATTAATGAACGAATAACAAAGGAATGTTATTCATCTGTAACTATACCAGAAGGAATGAATTCTGCAAAGTATGCTATTCCAATAATTACATACGCAGGTTATCCATGTAGTTTAATAATTAAAGAAACAAGCAGAGATTACTGGGGTAGTCAGTTAGACCTTTCATCAGGTGATATTACGGGATTAGATGCGCAGATAGTGTACCCACTCAATACAACTGAAACACGGAATGTTTCAGGAACTATTTATTTATCAACAGGGGTTGCGCCAAAAGGTGGTATTATTATAACTTGGTATAGTTCTAGTGGGTCCTATACTAATTCTTCATTTGTAACAATACCTGAAGGCTTAAATGCAATAAAATATGATGCAACATTTGTTACTGACACAAGTAAGCAAACGGTACTCAGATTTGTACCAGATAAAGCGTATAAACAATATAGTTTTTTCGTTGAAAATTCGCATTTAGTAAAGGATATTACTCTAGAGGAAATAGCACCGCAATTGACTGGTTTTACATGGGAGAAGGGAAAAACTGAAGGATCAACTAAAGCGACAGTTGTCCCAGCAGGAACATTAAAATACATAGTTGGGGTTGAAGGTTCTCAGGTGCAGCCTAATGTAGGCGATGCGGCCACAGCATATACAGATATTCTTTCAGCTAATACAGATATAGCAGTGTCAGCAGGACAGCATATATTTATAATTAGAGTAGGTAATGATGGAAATATAGCAAGCTGGGCAGATGTAGCTGTAAGTGAATCAAATATCAATCTAGGACGGATACAAGGTGATGTTAATAATGATAGTGTTGTTGACGCACTGGATTTTGCATTAATGAAGATATACTTGCTTGGAGGAACAGCAAATATTAATGAGATAAACTCAGACATAAATTTAGATGGTGAAATTAATGCAATTGATTTTGCATTGCTCAAAATGCAACTTCTAAATTAGTGTTAACATATGTGATAAAGACATGAATGAAGGAAGTTAGTTTACATTCCCAATTCCATTTCCAATATCTGAAATTTTAAGGGTAATATGGTCGTTTCCCAGTATTACCCTATCAACTTGTCAGTTTAGTCTTAAAGTTAAAAAAGTACACATGAGTTGCAGAGTATAAAAAGTAAATCCAGAAACGCTTGGTTTATAAGCGTTTCTGGATTTTAATGTAATGGGCTAACATGAATCAATAACAAAATACTTATTCGCGTAAAAGTCTTAGTGTGAGGCACCTAAGGCTGCCACCACCAGCCAGCAAAGCATCTGGATGGAATTGTGTAAATCTGACTCCCATTGATTCCAGCAGCTTCTGGGTTGTAGGCTTTAAAGAAATATCATAATTGATGATATGGTTGGGTTCCAGAGTAACAAACGATGTGCCCCATTTTTGTTGTTCTTCATCGGATAAAGGAATTAGTTCCATCTTCCTCTGTTTCGACCAAGTCATAAAATCAATTTTTTGCCGACTATTTTTTTGGATAAGCCAGCAATTGAGAAAGGCAGGTGGAAAAATTAACCCCAATTTATCGGATATCCTGTTGAATATCATGTCCGGATGCATGAAACGCCTGGCTTGCGGTACTTCTACATAAACTATATTCTGAAAGTGCTGCAGGGCAAAAATGAAAAAGCGCTCAACCGATTCTTTGCTATGTCGTTCTGTATCTGCTACGAAGAGAGTATTTGGGGACAAGGTAATCAAGCCCTCAAACTGTTCACCTGGGCCGCAGTCATGCAGGATAGGAATACCAAGAGCTGTCAGTGCCTCCCTAACAACTATTTCTTCGTATTGCCGTCCACCAGGGCACATTGTTGATATAATTGCCCCTTTGCTTGTTATGACTGAGGAATCGTTCAAGTATGGAAGGTTGGGAAGGTAGGACATTAACTCGCGGTTATTTACTATTAGGTTTGATAGTTCATAAACTTCCACTCCGTTATCTGTCAAAAGCTTTCGATAGGCATAGTGTTCGTCAATAAAACGATCGTAGTCTGGTACCTTATCAAAAAGGTAAAAATCCAGATTTGTCTCCTTTACCCTTCTGATTGAATACTCAGGACTATGAAGCATCACTTTCTTTAATTGGCTAAGTTTCTCAGCTCCATATTTTTCCAGACTATTTATAATCATATTAATTAACTCCTGTTTTAAGATTTTTATGTATCATTCCCATAATCTACGATTTTAAATCGTACTAAAAATGTAGCCTTTTTGTGTTAAATTAATAAATAATTATTTAAAATAGATGGTTTGCAATATACTAAATAAAAACCATTGTAATTTATTAAAATTCAATGTAGAATATAATAAATATGTAAAAGGGAGGGTAGATAATGGTTTATGCAGTTAATACTGTCACAGTTTCCTTAGATATTAAGTGGAAATTCAGTAGTGCCGTTTCAAAAAGTGCAATGTCAGTTATTAAAGGGAGAAGTGCGTCCTTTTTTAGAATAATTACTGACGATTGTATAATCCATGACTCTATATCTTTCGGTTAGCATATTTTATTTATTTAGAAATGTATTGCTAATAAATCAAGATTTTTTAGACTCAAGGTTTTATGCTTTGAGTCTTTTATTTTGTATATAAAGATGCACACACTCCATAAGCCTTTTATTGTTTAGCTTCTTTAATAGTTAACTATTAAAATAGCGGTAAACAGTGGGCTTATTTTTGTTTAAAAATTTATCAAATATTAAAGTTAATTTGGAGGATGAATCGGTATGAATATTAATAATAAATTAAAAAGAAATATATCCATAAGTTATGTTTATAGCTTTTTACTACAATTAAATATTACTTCAGCTATATGGGTTTTGTATCTGGCATTTAAGGGCATGTCTTTGGCGGAAATAGGATTTTTGGAAGCTATTTATCATATAACGGGTTTACTTTTTGAATTACCGACCGGTGCAATAGCAGATATATATGGAAAGAAGTTTAGTGTCATTGCCGGAAGAATTGTAAGTGTAATAGCTTGCATTTTGATGATAACGTCATCTGGCTTTTGGATCTTTGCTATTGCATTTACTTTAAGCTCGGCAGCTATGAATCTAAACTCCGGTTCAGCAGAAGCATTGGTTTATGATAGCTTAAAAGAAGTAGGTGAAGAGAATAATTATAAAAGAATTTGGGGCAATCTTGCTTTTGTTATGTCAATTGCACAAGGTATTGCGGTTCTTCTGGGAGGAATATTAGCAGATGAAAAGTTTTTGTATGCCTATGTATTTGGAACAATTATAAAATATTAGCTTTAATAGTAGCTTTTAGCTTTAGTGAGCCACCTATTGAAAAAGATAAAGAAAAACAACAAGGGAATGTACTAATACACCAACTAATAACAAGCCTGAAAGTTCTTAAGGTTCGGAAAATAGTGTTTTACTTAATATTGTTTTCTTCATTGATTGGAAGTCTTCAAGCTACAGTATATTTTTACAGCCAGAAGTATTTTTCAGATATGGGATATTCAAAAACCACAATTGCCATAATATGCGCTCTGGGAAGCCTTATTGAAGCAATAAGCTCTAAGAATGCCTATAAATTTGAAAAACTTTTTAAGTTGAAAGGAACTTTAATAAGCATATCTGTATTAAATATACTGGCATTAACAGGAATGGCCTTTATGCAGCACTTATCGATAGTATTCTTTGTTTTAACATCTATGACTGGAGGGCTGGCCTTTTCCATATTTAGTGATTATATAAATGCCAGGATACCCTCAGAGTACCGGTCAACAATATTATCATTTGATAGTTTATGCTTTAGTGCATTTATGATAGGGGTATTTCCTTTATTCGGATTAATAGCGCAAAAGAGGGGCTTTACAGTAACATTTGGAATTATTGCCTTGCTGTATATTCCGGTAATTATTTACCTGTTGCTAAAGCTTAGAAAACATAAAGAAGATAATTCGGGGGCAATTGTAAAAGAGCGAGTTTTAGAGGTGTCAGACTAGAAAAATAAAAATAAAAATGGAGGGGTAAATAATTTCACCTCTCCCGAAATGGAGATAAAAATGATTGAATTAGCAATAAATAGATTACAAAAGTATTATGGAGCAAACATGGTTTTAAAGGATATAACTTTTGAGATACATACCTCTGAAAAAGTAGGAATTGTAGGCAGTAACGGCTGCGGTAAAAGTACCCTGTTAAAAATAATTATGGGCTTAGAAGGTTATGATGCGGGCATGTTATCTATAAAAAAAGGTGCAACATTAGGATATCTTGAGCAAATGCCTATTTATCCGAATAGCATTAGGGTTATAGACGTATTAAATATAGCCTTTGAAAAGACAGATGGTCTTCACAAAGAACTGGTATTAATTGAGAAACAGCTTGCATCAGCTGATAAAGCTAATATTGAAAGACTTCTAAATAGTTATTCCAGTCTTCAGGCTAATTATGAAAGCCTTGGCGGATACGAAAAAGAAGAAAAGCTGAGCAAAGTTTGTACA of the Ruminiclostridium papyrosolvens DSM 2782 genome contains:
- a CDS encoding MFS transporter — translated: MNINNKLKRNISISYVYSFLLQLNITSAIWVLYLAFKGMSLAEIGFLEAIYHITGLLFELPTGAIADIYGKKFSVIAGRIVSVIACILMITSSGFWIFAIAFTLSSAAMNLNSGSAEALVYDSLKEVGEENNYKRIWGNLAFVMSIAQGIAVLLGGILADEKFLYAYVFGTIIKY
- a CDS encoding MFS transporter, with protein sequence MEKDKEKQQGNVLIHQLITSLKVLKVRKIVFYLILFSSLIGSLQATVYFYSQKYFSDMGYSKTTIAIICALGSLIEAISSKNAYKFEKLFKLKGTLISISVLNILALTGMAFMQHLSIVFFVLTSMTGGLAFSIFSDYINARIPSEYRSTILSFDSLCFSAFMIGVFPLFGLIAQKRGFTVTFGIIALLYIPVIIYLLLKLRKHKEDNSGAIVKERVLEVSD